One Halovivax ruber XH-70 genomic region harbors:
- a CDS encoding 30S ribosomal protein S15 produces MARMHTRRRGSSGSDKPTADDPPEWSDVDEDAIEARVVELAEQGHDPSQIGMKLRDEGVTGTPVPDVSLATGKSITDILDENDAGPELPEDLRNLMKRAIRLREHMQENPQDHQNKRALQNTESKVRRLVQYYSGDEIAAEFTYSYDVAVELLEE; encoded by the coding sequence ATGGCACGAATGCACACCCGCCGTCGCGGCTCGTCCGGTTCGGACAAGCCGACGGCAGACGACCCACCGGAGTGGAGTGACGTAGACGAAGACGCGATCGAAGCGCGCGTCGTCGAACTGGCCGAGCAGGGCCACGACCCCAGCCAGATCGGCATGAAGCTGCGCGACGAGGGCGTCACCGGGACGCCGGTCCCGGACGTCTCGCTCGCGACGGGCAAGTCCATCACGGACATTCTCGACGAGAACGACGCCGGCCCGGAGCTTCCGGAGGACCTGCGCAACCTGATGAAGCGCGCCATCCGCCTGCGCGAACACATGCAGGAGAACCCGCAGGACCACCAGAACAAGCGCGCACTGCAGAACACGGAGTCGAAAGTCCGCCGACTCGTCCAGTACTACAGCGGTGACGAGATCGCGGCCGAGTTCACCTACAGCTACGACGTCGCCGTCGAACTCCTCGAGGAGTAA
- a CDS encoding HEPN domain-containing protein — protein sequence MTDYVFPFYNLTLPGQSDYTNDAHNVRIELLEGAEEFENDRRKTDSDYRTGYWHTANIHIEQSKEDAIRTANHISQILSFALHRDVRFNGYYKGTEQNNPFHTISTRTFDIDNTNLKIVNGVVTGPPNPGIELGPFIDVVLDTVIPASEAEQNRKLKPISQFLEASAANFVSNKFTILWIALESSANRNYESYQEEVGDLFTKEEREQVQSILLENVEDQFRQKQLEFLEYRFGQKYLYEHSIDVKIKIFLEYLDIGFDMDEIEEIIQESREIRNLVVHEGDSERLIDNTNRWTDLRKIVIYVILRNLGVDNEFQERLIMPMIVGPDVS from the coding sequence ATGACGGATTATGTGTTCCCTTTCTATAACTTGACTCTTCCTGGACAGAGTGATTACACTAATGATGCACACAATGTGCGAATAGAATTACTTGAGGGAGCAGAGGAGTTCGAAAATGATCGAAGAAAAACCGATAGTGACTATAGAACAGGATATTGGCATACAGCTAATATTCATATTGAACAATCAAAAGAGGATGCAATAAGGACAGCAAACCATATTTCTCAGATATTGTCATTTGCACTTCATCGAGATGTGCGATTTAATGGATATTACAAAGGTACTGAACAGAACAATCCATTCCACACTATCTCAACAAGGACCTTTGATATAGATAATACAAATCTCAAGATTGTTAATGGCGTTGTGACCGGTCCCCCAAACCCAGGAATTGAACTCGGTCCATTTATTGATGTGGTTCTTGACACAGTTATACCTGCTTCAGAAGCCGAGCAGAATCGAAAACTAAAACCGATAAGCCAGTTCTTAGAGGCCAGTGCCGCCAATTTTGTGTCTAACAAATTTACCATCCTTTGGATAGCCCTTGAATCAAGTGCGAACCGAAATTACGAGTCATATCAAGAAGAGGTGGGGGATTTATTTACAAAAGAAGAAAGAGAACAGGTCCAATCAATTCTATTAGAAAATGTGGAAGACCAGTTCAGACAAAAACAGCTGGAATTTTTAGAATACAGGTTTGGGCAGAAATATCTATATGAGCACAGTATAGATGTGAAGATAAAAATATTCCTTGAGTATCTTGACATTGGGTTCGATATGGACGAAATTGAAGAGATTATCCAGGAATCCCGGGAAATCAGGAATTTAGTGGTGCATGAAGGTGACTCGGAACGCTTAATCGACAATACAAACCGTTGGACTGATTTACGTAAAATAGTAATATATGTGATTCTACGCAATCTGGGAGTAGATAATGAATTCCAAGAACGTCTTATTATGCCTATGATAGTCGGGCCGGACGTTTCCTAA